A single window of Thalassoroseus pseudoceratinae DNA harbors:
- a CDS encoding M24 family metallopeptidase, whose protein sequence is MFDLEAIQTALREFGWDGWFLYDFRGSNVLAGRVLKLDPSQMGSRRWAYCIPANGEPKKLTHRIESDALDHLPGGNTIYLSWQEFESGIAHLLDGMQKVAVEYSERGGNPYVSKIDAGTLELVRECGVEPVSSGNLIQLFEAVLSPRQQELHLGAAQVTDSAFTKAWQFIRDGVQNGGSVTEKAVEQVIMDHFAEHGMTTYHPPIVGVDSHSGLPHYETGSGADTNIREGSFVLVDLWCKHDDPDGIYSDLTRTGYVGTEVPQKYTDVFNIVAAARDAAVECVRSAFAKGEELPGWKVDAACRKVIDDAGYGHAFGHRTGHNIGREVHGNGAHMDNLETREDRSVMRNTLFSIEPGIYLPEFGIRSEINVLIENDGTVRVTGGIGNAEPQSAVIPILKM, encoded by the coding sequence ATGTTCGATTTAGAAGCAATCCAAACCGCGTTGCGGGAGTTTGGGTGGGATGGTTGGTTTTTGTATGACTTTCGCGGGTCGAATGTGTTGGCTGGGCGGGTGTTGAAGCTCGATCCGTCGCAGATGGGGTCGCGGCGGTGGGCGTATTGCATCCCGGCGAACGGGGAGCCGAAGAAACTCACGCACCGCATCGAATCGGACGCGCTCGATCATTTGCCGGGTGGGAACACGATTTATCTCTCTTGGCAGGAATTCGAATCCGGCATTGCTCATCTGCTCGATGGGATGCAGAAAGTCGCGGTGGAATACTCGGAACGCGGCGGCAATCCGTATGTGTCCAAGATCGATGCGGGCACGTTGGAACTCGTGCGGGAGTGTGGCGTGGAGCCGGTTTCGTCGGGGAACTTGATTCAACTCTTCGAAGCGGTGCTCTCACCGCGTCAACAAGAGTTGCACCTCGGAGCGGCTCAGGTCACGGATTCCGCATTCACGAAGGCGTGGCAGTTCATCCGCGATGGCGTGCAAAACGGCGGCAGTGTGACGGAGAAAGCCGTCGAGCAGGTCATCATGGATCACTTCGCCGAGCACGGCATGACGACCTACCACCCACCGATTGTCGGCGTCGATTCCCACAGCGGTCTGCCGCATTACGAGACCGGCAGCGGGGCGGATACGAACATCCGCGAAGGCAGTTTTGTGTTGGTCGATTTATGGTGCAAACACGACGACCCCGATGGCATCTACAGCGATCTCACCCGCACCGGATACGTCGGCACGGAAGTCCCGCAGAAATACACGGACGTGTTCAACATCGTCGCAGCGGCTCGGGATGCAGCGGTGGAATGCGTTCGGTCCGCATTTGCGAAGGGCGAGGAACTGCCTGGCTGGAAGGTCGATGCGGCATGCCGGAAGGTTATCGACGACGCCGGTTACGGACACGCGTTCGGACACCGCACGGGTCACAACATTGGTCGGGAAGTCCACGGCAACGGGGCTCACATGGATAATCTGGAAACCCGCGAAGATCGGTCCGTCATGCGGAACACGCTGTTTTCCATCGAGCCAGGAATTTATCTGCCGGAATTCGGGATTCGCAGCGAAATCAACGTGCTCATCGAAAATGACGGCACAGTGCGTGTGACCGGGGGCATTGGGAACGCGGAGCCACAATCGGCGGTCATTCCGATATTGAAGATGTGA
- a CDS encoding glycosyltransferase, whose amino-acid sequence MNRVHLINHLLSQCSDGRYLEIGCASNRTFNAVQARTKVGVDPVRGGTVRATSDEFFQTCTDQFDVIFIDGLHLHEQVLRDVHNSLARLTPNGVIVLHDCLPKCEAHQLRQKQSGGWTGDVWKAIVELRQMDQCDTCVFEGDWGLGIVIPRPNSAPIHVKGPLTWSRFQQQRNQLMRVVNENELMEFLDGTPHDASPDVETIPEIPQRIGTNDRIHSSRKSQSPPSFAHLLLTRFNLGNLDPDWLEHRIKLFEQFTLPSVRSQSNNNFTWLLLCNKATPASWRRRLTAYENGRTKTLWLEGAKQLKVIADFIKKQTTLFSQSSYVITTRVDNDDVLHSEFVNMIQCSARYVDREFLNFPRGLLWARGRVRSLNHGSNSFISCVEPVDQIETVFTEQHDRLSSVGPIRQIASLEPFWMRVCHDQNILNRPPDTQEGWFPDHDVSPSFVFDREHALGTKE is encoded by the coding sequence ATGAATCGAGTTCACCTAATCAACCATCTATTGTCGCAGTGCTCTGATGGACGATACCTCGAGATCGGTTGCGCTTCGAACCGTACATTTAATGCGGTTCAAGCACGAACAAAGGTGGGGGTAGACCCGGTTCGGGGGGGGACTGTCCGTGCGACTTCGGATGAGTTCTTTCAGACGTGCACAGACCAATTCGATGTGATTTTCATTGACGGATTGCATCTGCACGAACAGGTGTTGAGGGATGTGCACAACAGCTTGGCAAGACTTACGCCTAACGGCGTGATTGTTCTTCACGATTGCTTGCCAAAATGTGAGGCTCATCAACTTCGGCAGAAACAATCCGGGGGGTGGACCGGAGATGTCTGGAAGGCTATTGTTGAGTTGCGTCAAATGGACCAATGCGATACATGCGTTTTCGAGGGAGATTGGGGGCTTGGAATCGTGATCCCTCGGCCGAACTCGGCGCCAATTCACGTGAAAGGTCCATTGACTTGGTCGCGATTTCAGCAGCAACGCAATCAGTTGATGCGGGTCGTGAATGAAAATGAGCTGATGGAGTTTCTGGATGGAACACCTCACGATGCTAGTCCGGATGTGGAAACGATCCCGGAGATCCCCCAACGCATCGGCACGAACGATCGAATTCATTCGTCTCGCAAATCGCAATCCCCACCTTCCTTCGCGCATCTCCTTCTGACTCGGTTCAACCTGGGCAATCTCGATCCTGATTGGCTTGAGCATCGCATCAAGTTATTTGAACAGTTCACACTACCGTCTGTTCGAAGTCAGTCGAACAACAACTTTACTTGGCTGCTCTTATGCAATAAAGCGACTCCGGCCTCTTGGCGAAGGCGGTTGACGGCTTACGAGAATGGCCGAACGAAAACTCTTTGGTTGGAGGGGGCGAAGCAACTTAAGGTGATCGCAGATTTTATCAAGAAACAGACAACCCTCTTTAGTCAGAGTTCCTACGTGATCACAACGCGAGTAGATAATGATGATGTTCTCCACTCTGAGTTTGTAAATATGATTCAATGCTCGGCACGTTATGTCGACAGAGAATTCCTCAACTTTCCCAGAGGCTTACTTTGGGCTCGTGGGCGGGTTCGGAGTTTGAACCATGGGAGCAATTCATTTATTTCCTGTGTTGAGCCGGTGGATCAAATAGAAACGGTATTCACTGAGCAGCACGACCGACTTTCTTCGGTCGGCCCCATTCGCCAGATTGCGAGTTTAGAACCATTTTGGATGCGTGTGTGTCATGACCAAAACATTTTGAATCGTCCCCCAGATACTCAAGAGGGGTGGTTTCCGGACCACGATGTCTCGCCGTCTTTTGTATTCGACAGAGAACATGCTTTGGGAACTAAGGAATAG
- a CDS encoding glycosyltransferase family 4 protein: MRTVHLITRLIIGGAQENTLLTVEDQFRDYQDEVTLITGPGLGPEGSLITRAERGGFDLRIIPQLVRNIRPRADWQSYREFIRLLREIKPEVVHTHSSKAGILGRMAAAKLGIPVVHTIHGASFHPYQNPLVNRVYTSLERRAAKQSTKIISVCDAMTNHYLAAGVGRPEQYVTIYSGMEVEPFLTPPKPRKQVREEFGFGPDDIVVGKIARLFHLKGHEDIVAAAAKVCGRYPNLKFLFVGDGILQDEIRNQIAAAGLTDRFVFTGLVPPNQVPELIHAMDIAVHASLREGLARVLPQALIAGKPVITYDIDGAREVAIPGETGYLLPPRSVDGIANALTELVEQPKLRTQLGQTGRERFTEQFRHETMTRRIREVYAEILRKCDV; encoded by the coding sequence ATGCGGACCGTTCATCTCATCACGCGATTAATTATCGGCGGTGCTCAGGAAAATACACTGCTGACCGTGGAGGACCAATTCCGCGATTACCAAGATGAGGTGACGCTTATCACTGGACCGGGATTAGGGCCAGAGGGAAGTTTGATCACACGAGCCGAACGCGGCGGATTCGATTTGCGAATCATCCCGCAGTTGGTACGGAACATCCGACCGCGAGCGGACTGGCAAAGCTACCGTGAGTTCATTCGGTTGTTGCGCGAGATCAAACCTGAAGTCGTGCACACACACAGCTCGAAAGCGGGGATTCTTGGGCGGATGGCGGCCGCGAAACTCGGCATCCCGGTGGTGCATACGATTCACGGAGCGTCATTCCACCCGTATCAGAATCCGCTCGTGAACCGCGTTTACACAAGCCTGGAACGCCGGGCGGCGAAGCAGTCGACGAAGATCATTTCCGTCTGCGATGCGATGACGAACCATTACCTCGCTGCGGGCGTCGGGCGTCCCGAGCAGTACGTCACCATTTATAGTGGCATGGAAGTCGAACCATTTCTCACGCCGCCCAAACCGCGTAAGCAAGTACGAGAGGAATTCGGCTTCGGACCGGATGACATCGTGGTTGGCAAGATCGCGAGGCTGTTTCATCTGAAGGGGCACGAGGATATTGTTGCGGCAGCAGCGAAAGTTTGTGGTCGGTATCCGAACTTGAAGTTCTTGTTCGTTGGTGACGGCATCTTGCAGGACGAAATCCGGAATCAAATCGCCGCCGCCGGATTGACGGATCGATTTGTTTTTACAGGACTCGTCCCCCCCAACCAGGTGCCGGAGTTGATCCACGCCATGGACATCGCCGTCCATGCCAGCCTGCGAGAAGGATTGGCGCGGGTGTTGCCTCAAGCGTTGATCGCGGGCAAGCCGGTGATCACGTATGATATCGACGGTGCCCGCGAAGTCGCGATCCCCGGCGAAACCGGTTACCTGTTGCCCCCGCGTTCGGTCGACGGCATCGCAAACGCCCTGACCGAACTCGTCGAGCAACCAAAGTTACGCACCCAACTCGGCCAAACCGGTCGCGAACGATTCACCGAACAGTTTCGTCATGAAACGATGACACGGCGCATTCGAGAAGTTTACGCCGAGATCTTGAGGAAATGCGATGTCTGA
- a CDS encoding helix-turn-helix domain-containing protein — translation MPKKYHSLEEAAQLVGINTDELMKLKDAGDIRGFADRGTWKFREDDLEELKRTRNFDSNPDVPILTDDDLETEEDRSVLAGEEDSLGEMPTVIRGETPNMAEHKSDSDVRLISDDDLTTDGGPVTDDSDSDVQLYDSSPSLVDDDDSDSDVGLMGGTESDLRLIDDDSDSDVQLIESDDDNDATLIGPDDHTDSDVRLIDIDSDSDVTLVPDTGSSTDSSSFESSVFEDEESGVSLGEGSSIKLASESGISLESLDSGIDPDRPDSDLASSGMLDDGDDSGLTLDVDDSGIALEGWDDSGITLENDDDDAFVLGDDDDSSFAGPADSGIALESLEDSGIGLESGSVDMGRTVPMMDANDDLDRDDTAMEVPVLGGESEYELATTGSDDNVLMFDDESDFNEDEATVLRKEAKSSEEFDLTGGDDFDMEDDFDDDFGSEDELATAADEDEDEFATADMGFEEADDLDAFGDDEYDEFDNEYDEGESHADFSPGVAGGGQQMVVAAPEAEWGGGAFAGLAISTLLMAVCAMMMFDLVRSMWSWQDPSGFNSTLLGIVKDMIK, via the coding sequence ATGCCAAAGAAATATCACAGCCTGGAAGAAGCCGCTCAGCTTGTCGGTATCAATACGGACGAATTGATGAAGCTCAAGGACGCCGGCGACATTCGTGGCTTCGCAGACCGAGGCACGTGGAAATTTCGCGAAGATGATCTGGAAGAATTGAAGCGAACCCGCAATTTCGATTCCAATCCGGATGTTCCGATTCTCACCGACGACGATCTCGAAACCGAGGAAGATCGATCCGTTTTGGCCGGTGAGGAAGATTCCCTCGGCGAAATGCCGACCGTAATTCGGGGCGAAACGCCGAATATGGCCGAACACAAATCCGATAGCGATGTTCGGTTGATTTCCGATGACGACCTGACAACCGACGGCGGACCAGTCACGGATGATTCCGATAGCGACGTGCAATTGTATGATTCGTCTCCGTCCTTGGTAGACGATGACGACAGTGACAGCGATGTCGGTCTGATGGGCGGTACCGAAAGTGATCTTCGGTTGATCGACGACGACAGCGACAGCGATGTGCAACTGATCGAATCCGATGACGACAACGACGCAACACTGATCGGCCCTGACGATCACACCGACAGCGATGTGCGTTTGATCGACATCGACAGCGATAGCGATGTCACACTGGTTCCCGATACGGGGAGCAGCACGGATTCGTCGTCATTTGAATCGTCAGTGTTTGAAGACGAGGAAAGTGGCGTCTCGCTTGGCGAAGGCAGCAGCATCAAGTTGGCCTCCGAGAGCGGCATTTCCCTGGAAAGTCTCGATAGCGGGATCGACCCGGATCGCCCGGACAGCGACTTGGCATCGAGCGGAATGCTGGACGACGGCGACGATAGTGGACTCACGTTGGACGTGGACGATAGCGGCATTGCCCTCGAAGGTTGGGACGACAGCGGAATCACACTCGAAAACGATGATGACGACGCCTTCGTCCTCGGCGACGATGACGACAGTAGTTTCGCCGGTCCCGCCGACAGCGGGATCGCATTGGAAAGTCTCGAGGACAGCGGGATTGGTCTCGAAAGTGGCTCAGTCGATATGGGTCGCACCGTTCCCATGATGGACGCGAATGATGACCTCGATCGCGACGACACCGCGATGGAAGTGCCCGTTCTCGGTGGGGAAAGCGAATATGAACTCGCCACCACAGGGTCTGACGACAACGTCTTGATGTTCGACGATGAGTCAGACTTCAACGAAGACGAAGCCACCGTGCTCCGGAAAGAAGCGAAGTCCAGTGAGGAATTCGATCTCACGGGTGGCGACGACTTCGATATGGAGGACGACTTCGACGACGATTTCGGTTCCGAAGACGAACTTGCGACCGCCGCTGATGAAGACGAAGACGAATTCGCCACCGCGGACATGGGTTTCGAGGAAGCGGACGATCTCGACGCCTTCGGCGATGACGAGTATGACGAATTCGACAACGAATACGACGAAGGTGAAAGCCACGCCGACTTTTCGCCGGGAGTTGCCGGTGGTGGTCAGCAAATGGTTGTTGCCGCCCCCGAAGCCGAATGGGGTGGCGGAGCCTTCGCAGGCTTGGCAATCTCCACATTGTTGATGGCCGTCTGTGCCATGATGATGTTCGACCTCGTCCGCTCCATGTGGTCCTGGCAGGACCCGTCCGGCTTCAACAGCACCCTGCTTGGGATTGTCAAAGACATGATCAAGTAG
- a CDS encoding metal-dependent hydrolase translates to MAGYREHISVSGLCGVAVGAAATMGLGFTPVQAALAGVLTWVGGMLPDLDADGGRPVREISALVGAVVPMIVIRRLVRLFGSVDAAILVAVILYAIIRYGGATMIRRLSVHRGMFHSIPALLISAELVYLGYLSEDKTVKLLMASGVAVGFLSHLILDELYSVQWSGTRIKLKRSAGSAMKVFGKAAHANIGCFGFLGLLTWLTLIDTGLIVDPYDRLRTKHIHADRMQADEELTPKTGDIFQPDPQAPPEPLPPETIPHQPIPHERVAEEERDMLY, encoded by the coding sequence ATGGCGGGTTATCGTGAACATATTAGCGTCAGTGGACTTTGTGGTGTCGCGGTTGGTGCGGCGGCGACCATGGGGTTGGGGTTTACGCCTGTGCAAGCGGCACTTGCGGGTGTGCTCACCTGGGTCGGTGGAATGTTGCCCGACTTGGATGCCGACGGCGGCCGACCGGTTCGTGAGATCTCAGCACTTGTCGGTGCGGTTGTACCGATGATCGTGATTCGCCGATTGGTCCGATTGTTCGGATCGGTCGACGCGGCGATTTTGGTCGCGGTCATTCTGTACGCCATCATTCGATACGGCGGTGCGACGATGATCCGCCGGTTGTCCGTGCATCGTGGCATGTTTCACAGCATTCCGGCGTTGCTCATCTCCGCGGAATTGGTTTATCTAGGCTATCTCAGCGAGGACAAAACCGTCAAATTGCTGATGGCCAGTGGTGTGGCGGTCGGGTTTCTCTCGCACCTCATTTTGGATGAACTTTACAGCGTGCAGTGGTCTGGCACGCGGATCAAGCTCAAGAGATCCGCCGGGAGTGCCATGAAGGTGTTCGGCAAAGCCGCCCATGCCAACATTGGTTGCTTCGGATTCCTAGGGTTACTGACTTGGTTGACCCTGATCGACACCGGTTTGATCGTTGATCCGTACGATCGCCTGCGGACCAAGCACATCCACGCCGACCGAATGCAAGCCGACGAGGAACTCACCCCGAAGACCGGCGACATTTTCCAACCGGACCCGCAAGCACCGCCTGAACCACTTCCACCGGAAACGATTCCGCATCAACCCATTCCTCACGAACGCGTTGCGGAAGAAGAACGCGATATGTTGTATTGA
- a CDS encoding GspE/PulE family protein — MSLADAFASFSSMPVDVPRLVETVLSEARTAGASDIHLVPTADALAMKWRLDGVLQRICEFPRQSGPQVIARLKVLADLLTYRTEIPQEGRIRPWRDDDNNEKLPTAGSDTETRLSTFPTLFGEKAVIRLFVGAGRYRRLDELSLPTEVVAELRQLIGQTDGVILLTGPAGSGKTTTAYATLREIIATSAGQRSVVTLEDPIEVVVPGADQTQVNPNAGFDLATGLKSVLRQDPDTLLVGEIRDRETAETVFQASLTGHLVMTTFHAGSAVRSIGRLLDMDIEPYLLRSGLAAVLCQRLMRRLCECAEESRDSADRFGLPVETVRKPIGCEQCRFTGYAGRFIVTEFLDPERHGVGPEMASHRDSRTLEKTAEAHGLRSLRDSGLDAVRDGRTSPAEFLRIFGSKETR, encoded by the coding sequence ATGTCGCTCGCGGATGCGTTTGCCTCGTTTAGTTCGATGCCCGTCGATGTGCCTCGGCTCGTCGAGACGGTGCTGAGCGAAGCGCGAACGGCGGGCGCGAGCGATATCCACCTGGTCCCAACCGCCGATGCGTTGGCGATGAAATGGCGGCTCGACGGGGTTTTGCAGCGGATTTGTGAGTTTCCTCGGCAAAGTGGTCCCCAGGTGATTGCTCGGCTGAAAGTTCTCGCGGATTTGCTGACGTATCGGACGGAAATTCCCCAAGAAGGTCGAATTCGCCCGTGGCGGGACGACGACAACAACGAAAAACTGCCCACAGCCGGTTCGGACACGGAAACACGGCTGAGTACATTTCCAACGCTGTTTGGCGAGAAAGCCGTTATTCGTTTGTTTGTTGGTGCGGGACGCTATCGGCGGTTGGACGAACTCAGTTTGCCAACCGAAGTGGTTGCCGAGCTTCGTCAGCTCATCGGTCAAACGGACGGTGTGATTCTTCTGACAGGACCGGCCGGCAGCGGAAAAACAACAACCGCCTATGCCACCTTACGGGAGATCATTGCCACATCAGCCGGGCAGCGAAGTGTGGTGACTTTGGAGGACCCCATCGAGGTCGTCGTGCCGGGAGCGGATCAAACACAGGTCAATCCCAATGCGGGATTTGACTTGGCAACCGGATTAAAAAGTGTGTTGCGACAAGACCCGGATACACTACTCGTCGGGGAAATCCGAGACCGGGAAACCGCCGAAACAGTGTTCCAGGCTTCACTCACCGGTCATCTAGTTATGACGACTTTTCACGCCGGCAGCGCGGTTCGGTCGATTGGTCGGCTGTTGGATATGGATATCGAACCCTATCTACTTCGCAGCGGTTTGGCGGCGGTGTTGTGTCAACGATTGATGAGGCGACTCTGTGAATGTGCGGAAGAATCCCGGGATTCCGCCGACCGATTCGGTCTGCCTGTGGAAACCGTCCGAAAGCCAATCGGTTGTGAACAGTGCCGCTTCACCGGTTACGCCGGGCGGTTCATTGTGACCGAGTTTTTGGACCCGGAGCGTCACGGCGTTGGGCCGGAAATGGCCTCACACCGGGATTCTCGCACGTTGGAGAAGACCGCCGAGGCTCATGGACTGCGATCACTTCGGGATTCTGGGTTGGACGCTGTCCGAGATGGTCGGACCTCCCCCGCGGAATTCCTACGCATTTTTGGATCAAAGGAAACCCGATGA